Part of the Hyalangium ruber genome, GCGCACCGGCCGCGCGCCGCCGTAGCCGCTCAGGTGCTCGAGCACCTCCTCCTTCGGCACCGGCGTGCCGTCGATGCTGTACATGAGCGCGAGCGGCGCGTCCTCGGGCAGCTCCGCGCAGCGCGCTTCGATCCACCGCATGAAGGCGCCCGCCTCCTCCTTGAAGCCCACCCGGAGGAACGCGTACACGGTGAAGGCCGCGTCCCGCAGCCACACGTAGCGGTAGTCCCAGTTGCGCACCCCGCCCGGTGACTCGGGCAGGCTGCAGGTGGGCGCCGCGACGATGGCCCCCGTGGGCTTGAAGGTGAGCAGCTTGAGCGCCAGCGCCGAGCGCTGCACCACCTCGCGCCAGCGCCCCGTGTACGAGCACTTCGACAGCCACCTTCGCCAGTAGTCCACCGTGTGCCGGAACAGCACCTCGGCCGATTCGTGGCTGTGGACCGTGTCCGTGCAGGAAGGGGGCGCGCCCTCGCGCAGGGTGAAGACCGCGGACTGGCCCTCGTGCAACACGAAGTGGGCTCGCACCCCTCGCGTGCCGATGTCCAGCGGCACCTTCGTGGACAGCGTGAGGCTCAGCGTCTCGGAGACGAAGCTCGCTCCGCCCGGAATGGCCCGCGTGGTGTGCGCGTCCCGCCCGTAGTTGAACGCCGGGAAGCACTCCAGCCCGAACGCCATCTCCCCACGCACCACGCGCACGCGCCGCAGCACCTCGCGCACGTGCTCGCGCTCGGCCGCCACCCCCATGGGCATGAAGTCGATGATCTCGCCCACGCCCTTGGGTGAGTAGAAGCGCGTCACCAGCACGTTGGTGTCCGGCCAGTAGAACTGTTTGTGGACCACCCCGTCCGGCTCCGGAGCGATGCGGAAGTGGCCTCCCCGCTCCGGATCCAGCAGCGCCGCGAAGACGCTGGGGCTGTCGAAGTTCGGAAAGCACAGCCAGTCCAGCGTCCCGTCCGTGCCCACCAGCGCCACCGTGCGCAGGTCTCCAATCACCCCGTGGTCCTCGATGGGCACCGAGCCTCCCGAGAACCGGCCCGTCCCGGGCCCCGAGCCCACCTGCGCCCGCTCGACGTCACCCACCGCTGGCCCGTTGTCCCCGCCGCTCATACGCGCTCCTCATCCAAAGGTGATGACGTGCTTGATGCCGCCCGCCTTGCCGGAGACGATCTTCTGGAAGTCCTCCGGGGGGTGGCGCGCGGTGATGAGGCGCTCGACCCGGCCCGGCCAGCGGGCCTGGAAGTGCCCCAGGTCCTCCAGCGCCGCCGCGAAGTCCGCGTCCGAGGCGTTCACCGTGCCCA contains:
- a CDS encoding glycoside hydrolase family 15 protein — its product is MSGGDNGPAVGDVERAQVGSGPGTGRFSGGSVPIEDHGVIGDLRTVALVGTDGTLDWLCFPNFDSPSVFAALLDPERGGHFRIAPEPDGVVHKQFYWPDTNVLVTRFYSPKGVGEIIDFMPMGVAAEREHVREVLRRVRVVRGEMAFGLECFPAFNYGRDAHTTRAIPGGASFVSETLSLTLSTKVPLDIGTRGVRAHFVLHEGQSAVFTLREGAPPSCTDTVHSHESAEVLFRHTVDYWRRWLSKCSYTGRWREVVQRSALALKLLTFKPTGAIVAAPTCSLPESPGGVRNWDYRYVWLRDAAFTVYAFLRVGFKEEAGAFMRWIEARCAELPEDAPLALMYSIDGTPVPKEEVLEHLSGYGGARPVRIGNAAADQLQLDIYGELMDSVYLYNKHGAPISYDFWRHLRRLVDWVCDHWKERDEGIWEVRGGRRHFVYSKMMCWVAVDRAIRLADKRSFPADRARWLAVRDAIFEDIMQKGWSTHRHAFIQAYGHEALDAANLLMPLVFFLSPVDPRMLSTLKAMHRPPEEGGLVSDGLVFRYDADAKLDGIEGREGTFNLCSFWLVEALTRASVTKPQYLEDARLTFERMLGYANHVGLYAEQTGPSGEALGNFPQALTHLSLISAAYNLDRTLGRRD